A DNA window from Alligator mississippiensis isolate rAllMis1 chromosome 11, rAllMis1, whole genome shotgun sequence contains the following coding sequences:
- the PDIA3 gene encoding protein disulfide-isomerase A3, whose protein sequence is MGSCHTADPAAGAGLPVLRPGPLQPPQPPPRREVAAVSVSTSVSSVAAMAPAPLAPALLPLLLLLGPARASDVLELGDADFDSGLSARPGLVLVEFFAPWCGHCKRLAPEYEAAATRLKGIVPLAKVDCTANSNTCNKYGVSGYPTLKIFRDGEEVGAYDGPRTADGIVSHLKKQAGPASVVLSSMADFEKFTGDKDASVVGFFRDASSDAYSEFMKAASNLRDNYRFAHTSEEDLVQKYEDDGEGLLLFRPPHLANKFEEATVKYPEDKITSSKIKKFLQENIFGICPHMTEDNKDLIQGKDLLVAYYDVDYEKNAKGSNYWRNRVMMVAKKFLDAGHKLSFAVASRKTFGHELSEFGLDSSTGEVPVVAIKMAKGEKYVMQEEFSRDGKALERFLQDYFDGNLKKYLKSEPIPESNDGPVKVVVAENFDEIVNAEDKDVLIEFYAPWCGHCKNLEPKYKELGEKLSQDPNIVVAKMDATANDVPSPYEVRGFPTIYFAPAGTKQNPKKYEGGREVSDFISYLKREATNPPVLQEEEKPKKKKKAKEDL, encoded by the exons ATGGGGAGCTGCCACACGGCGGATCCGGCTGcgggggcgggacttccggtgCTGCGGCCCGGGCCTCTTCAGCCGCCGCAGCCGCCGCCTCGCAGGGAGGTCGCTGCTGTCTCCGTGTCTACCTCCGTCTCCTCCGTCGCCGCCATGGCTCCCGCGCCGCTCGCCCCCGCGCTCCTgccgttgctgctgctgctgggcccggCGCGCGCCTCCGACGTGCTGGAGCTCGGCGACGCCGACTTCGACAGCGGCCTGAGCGCGCGCCCCGGGCTCGTGCTCGTCGAGTTCTTCGCGCCCTg gTGCGGACACTGCAAGCGGCTGGCGCCCGAGTACGAGGCGGCCGCCACGCGGCTGAAAGGCATCGTCCCCCTCGCCAAG GTTGACTGCACAGCAAACTCAAACACCTGTAACAAATACGGGGTCAGTGGCTATCCCACCCTCAAGATCTTCAGGGATGGTGAGGAGGTGGGCGCCTACGATGGGCCCAGGACAGCTG ATGGGATTGTCAGTCACCTCAAGAAACAGGCGGGCCCCGCTTCCGTGGTGCTCAGCTCTATGGCAGACTTTGAGAAATTCACCGGTGACAAAGATGCCTCTGTGGTGG GCTTCTTCAGAGATGCATCCAGTGATGCTTACTCAGAGTTCATGAAAGCAGCCAGCAACCTCAGAGACAACTACCGCTTTGCGCACACCAGCGAAGAGGACCTGGTGCAGAAGTATGAGGATGATGGAGA GGGACTCCTCCTGTTCCGGCCCCCGCACCTGGCAAACAAGTTTGAGGAAGCGACTGTGAAGTACCCAGAGGACAAGATCACTAGCAGCAAGATCAAGAAGTTCCTACAGGAGAACAT TTTCGGCATCTGCCCGCACATGACAGAAGATAACAAAGACTTGATCCAGGGGAAGGACCTGCTGGTGGCATATTATGATGTGGATTATGAGAAGAATGCCAAGGGCTCCAACTACTGGCGCAACAG AGTAATGATGGTGGCAAAGAAGTTCCTGGATGCTGGCCACAAGCTGTCTTTCGCTGTTGCAAGTCGGAAGACCTTTGGCCACGAGCTCTCGGAGTTTGGCCTGGATAGTAGCACGGGCGAGGTTCCAGTCGTTGCCATAAAAATGGCCAAGGGAGAGAAATACGTTATGCAGGAGGAATTCTC GCGTGACGGGAAAGCTCTGGAGAGGTTCCTTCAGGACTACTTTGATGGGAACCTAAAGAAATACCTGAAATCGGAGCCAATCCCCGAGAGCAACGATGGGCCAGTGAAG GTGGTGGTTGCGGAGAACTTTGATGAAATCGTCAACGCAGAGGACAAAGACGTCTTGATAGAGTTCTACGCACCCTGGTGCGGCCACTGCAAAAACCTGGAGCCCAAGTACAAGGAGCTGGGGGAGAAG CTCAGCCAAGACCCCAACATCGTCGTAGCCAAGATGGATGCCACAGCCAATGATGTGCCTTCTCCATACGAAGTCAGGGG CTTTCCCACCATATACTTTGCTCCAGCTGGGACTAAGCAGAATCCAAAGAAGTACGAG ggaggCCGAGAGGTGAGTGACTTCATCAGCTACTTGAAGCGGGAGGCGACCAACCCGCCAgtgctgcaggaggaggagaagcccaagaagaagaagaaggcaAAGGAGGATCTGTAA
- the ELL3 gene encoding RNA polymerase II elongation factor ELL3, producing MPWPRAELCGRLSYRAGPRGPRLSLLHLRLSDSALRALRACQRLRGSAQPVISFQGSQGYLKIPCALGGDVRLFAFYLSRYSKDKPQASFECVRQYVSRLGQNQLDCVGSIQEKVTVCTTDDACQLARARAPQAGKESWSRAAIEISPAAHSQGKCVTLPKQLGASPPPALCLVGSRQGSPPTMDPQALARYLVQLLAPRPQHKHELLARLERTRGSLQNGAQLLAVLEQVAQPEPGGHRYRLREELLGQVQEDWPGYTPAERQLLAQLLHRKQELGAWAGPSLVPRQEGAETPAQQNTGKKPWGMKRLALPASCRPPQLKRARVAEASLESCPGSLQEPRPEPARAQPQPEQPSRPSTPGETSSSEEASEDWEEGTLCLEQDLAVLGDRGLRAGSPATFAEIPDYCQKFGAIRSAEQCRAYTEAFSADYAEYRYLHTRIGNVSRHFGQLGAHIKTLQRGTAEHKAAEDRVVQEYRRFKRTYPGYRKEKDRCEYLHRKLSHIKGLILQFEEGHSP from the exons ATGCCGTGGCCGCGGGCGGAGCTGTGCGGCCGCCTGTCGTACCGGGCCGGCCCGCGGGGTCCCCGCCTCAGCCTCCTGCACCTCCGGCTCAGCGACTCGGCGCTGCGGGCGCTGCGGGCCTGCCAGCGCCTGCGG GGCTCGGCCCAGCCCGTCATCTCTttccaggggagccagggg TACCTGAAGATCCCGTGTGCCCTGGGCGGAGACGTGCGGCTCTTCGCCTTCTACCTGTCCCGCTACAGCAAGGACAAGCCCCAGGCCAGCTTCGAGTGCGTGCGGCAGTACGTCTCCAG GCTGGGCCAGAACCAGCTGGACTGCGTGGGCAGCATCCAGGAGAAGGTCACGGTCTGCACCACCGACGACGCGTGCCAGTTGGCGCGGGCGCGtgcaccccaggcagggaaggagtcgTGGAGCCGAGCAGCCATCGAGATCTCACCCGCGGCCCACAGCCAGG GGAAATGTGTCACCCTCCCGAAGCAGCTGGgtgccagcccccccccagcactgtgcCTTGTTGGGAGCAGGCAAGGCAGCCCCCCAACGATGGACCCccaggcactggccaggtactTGGTGCAGCTCCTGGCGCCACGGCCCCAGCACAAGCATGAGCTCCTGGCACGGCTGGAGAGGACACGGGGCAGCCTGCAGAATGGGGCGCAGTTGCTGGCAGTGCTGGAGCAG gtggcacagccagagccCGGCGGGCACAGGTACCGCCTGCgggaggagctgctggggcaggtgcaggaggaCTGGCCTGGCTACACGCCGGCGGAGCGGCAGCTCCTCgcccagctgctgcacag GAAACAGGAGCTTGGGGCCTGGGCCGGACCCTCCCTGGTGCCTCGGCAGGAGggtgcagagaccccagcccagcagaACACGGGCAAGAAGCCATGGGGCATG AAGCGCCTGGCCCTGCCGGCCTCCTGCCGCCCACCACAGCTCAAGAGAGCCCGAGTGGCTGAGGCCTCCCTGGAGTCATGCCCTGGCAGCCTGCAGGAGCCCAGGCCGGAGCCTGCGAGGGCCCAGCCACAGCCGGAGCAGCCCTCGCGGCCCAGCACACCCGGGGAGACCTCGAGCTCCGAGGAGGCCAGTGAGGACTGGGAGGAGGGGACGCTGTGCCTGGAGCAGGAcctggcggtgctgggag ACCGCGGACTCAGGGCGGGCAGCCCAGCCACCTTCGCAGAGATCCCGGAttactgcca GAAGTTTGGGGCTATCCGGTCAGCAGAGCAGTGCCGCGCCTACACTGAGGCCTTCAGCGCTGACTACGCCGAGTACCGCTACCTGCACACCCGTATTGGCAATGTCAGCCGCCACTTTGGCCAGCTGGGTGCCCACATCAAGACACTGCAGCGTGGCACGGCCGAGCACAAG GCGGCGGAGGACAGGGTCGTGCAGGAGTACCGGCGCTTCAAGAGG ACCTACCCTGGCTACAGGAAGGAGAAGGACCGCTGCGAGTACCTGCACCGCAAGCTCTCCCACATCAAGGGCCTAATCCTGCAGTTtgaggagggccacagcccctaa